One region of Flavobacterium pisciphilum genomic DNA includes:
- a CDS encoding glycosyltransferase family 2 protein, whose protein sequence is MDLVSIIIPTYNCEKFIGKTLQSVLNQSYSNWEIILVDDASIDNTVAIIKEFTQDDNRIKLTRLENNSGNGFARNIALQNASGRYIAFLDADDLWAPLKLEKQISFLQSHKLPFTFSFYDCIDEQGNNLNRRVEAPLSLSYNQLFYCNYVGNLTAIYDVEFFGKIKIEATQKRQDWRLWLTILKQIKTAQPVQEPLAFYRIRKDSISSSKFKLIKHNFGVYREFHGYNFVFSILLMTRFLFTQLVVKPRYIKKL, encoded by the coding sequence ATGGATTTAGTTTCTATTATAATTCCTACGTACAATTGTGAAAAATTCATTGGTAAAACGTTACAGTCTGTATTGAATCAGAGTTATTCCAATTGGGAAATTATCTTGGTTGATGATGCTTCCATAGATAATACAGTAGCCATAATAAAAGAATTTACTCAAGATGATAATCGTATAAAACTAACGCGATTAGAAAATAATTCAGGCAATGGCTTTGCAAGAAATATCGCTTTACAAAATGCAAGTGGTAGATACATTGCATTTCTTGATGCAGATGATTTATGGGCTCCTTTAAAATTAGAAAAACAAATCAGCTTTCTACAAAGCCATAAATTACCATTTACTTTTAGTTTTTATGATTGTATTGATGAACAAGGAAACAATCTTAATAGAAGGGTAGAAGCGCCATTAAGTTTAAGTTACAATCAACTATTTTATTGTAATTATGTGGGTAATTTAACGGCAATCTATGATGTAGAATTTTTCGGAAAAATTAAAATTGAAGCCACTCAAAAAAGACAAGATTGGAGATTGTGGCTTACGATTTTAAAACAAATCAAAACAGCTCAACCTGTTCAAGAACCTTTAGCTTTTTATAGAATTAGAAAAGATTCAATTTCATCGTCCAAATTCAAATTAATAAAACACAACTTTGGTGTTTACAGAGAATTTCACGGTTATAATTTTGTATTTTCAATTTTGTTGATGACTCGTTTTCTGTTTACACAATTGGTTGTAAAGCCTCGTTATATAAAGAAATTATAA
- a CDS encoding ORF6N domain-containing protein: MIDQSLLSEENITTKIYLIRNQKVMLDRDLALLYGIETRVLKQAVRRNISRFPEDFMFELNKSEFKNWRSQIVTSNSDKMGLRHSPMAFTEHGVLMLSSVLKSDKAIQTNIQIMRIFTKVREMLLDTTEIKIDILQIQKKLENHDKNIELVFSYLDELTEKKETATERIKIGYKK, from the coding sequence ATGATTGATCAATCTTTACTTTCAGAAGAAAATATTACTACCAAAATATACTTAATTCGCAATCAAAAAGTAATGCTTGATCGCGATTTAGCTTTACTTTATGGTATCGAAACAAGGGTTTTAAAACAAGCAGTAAGAAGAAATATCTCAAGATTTCCTGAAGATTTTATGTTTGAGCTCAATAAATCAGAGTTTAAAAATTGGAGGTCACAAATTGTGACCTCCAATTCTGACAAAATGGGTTTACGTCATAGTCCAATGGCATTTACGGAACATGGAGTTCTTATGTTATCAAGCGTTCTTAAGAGTGATAAAGCAATTCAAACGAATATTCAGATCATGCGTATTTTTACAAAGGTCAGAGAAATGCTTTTGGATACTACAGAAATAAAAATAGACATTCTTCAAATTCAAAAGAAGTTAGAAAATCATGATAAAAATATAGAATTGGTTTTCTCTTATTTAGATGAACTAACAGAGAAAAAAGAAACTGCTACTGAGAGAATAAAAATTGGGTACAAAAAATAA
- a CDS encoding phenylacetate--CoA ligase family protein, which translates to MLRLFDISLLINGFPIKEAKAELHKIISLSEKDHIQFIEDKKEEIVAFHLQNNSFYASLADSVNVKNWNDLPVLNKQNLQKPLSERLSKGYTTKNIYLNKTSGSSGTPFIFAKDKYCHALTWASNSMRFGWYGIDFNTSYQARFYGIPMDFIGNRKERFKDFLSNRLRFPVFNLSDVVLEKFLQKFRTKKFDYLNGYTSSIVLFAKFLEKKNIILKNTCPTLKACFVTSEMLFESDKELLKKQFGIPIINEYGASELDLIAFENPKGEWQINSETLFVEILNKDNQPVPNGTEGKIVITSLFNKAHPFIRYDIGDIGVLDEKSTLQKPILKKLIGRTNDIAILPSGKKSPGLTFYYITKSIIEDDGNVKEFIIKQTQLDTFYIEYVSDIELDKNKIQKIKEAISLYLEPNLNFHFTQKTSLERTNRGKLKQFKSYL; encoded by the coding sequence ATGCTTCGACTTTTTGATATTTCCCTTCTTATAAATGGATTTCCAATCAAGGAAGCAAAAGCCGAGTTGCATAAAATTATTAGCCTTTCTGAAAAAGATCATATCCAATTCATTGAAGATAAAAAAGAAGAAATCGTTGCTTTTCATTTGCAAAATAATTCTTTTTATGCTTCGTTAGCTGATTCTGTAAATGTCAAAAACTGGAATGATTTACCTGTTTTAAACAAACAAAATTTACAAAAACCACTTTCCGAAAGACTTTCAAAAGGATACACCACCAAAAACATTTATCTCAACAAGACCTCTGGATCAAGTGGAACCCCTTTTATTTTTGCAAAAGATAAATATTGCCATGCTTTAACTTGGGCTTCAAATAGTATGCGTTTTGGTTGGTATGGAATCGATTTTAATACTTCTTATCAAGCTCGATTTTATGGTATTCCAATGGATTTTATTGGGAATAGAAAGGAAAGGTTTAAAGATTTTTTAAGCAACCGTTTGCGTTTTCCTGTTTTTAATTTATCTGATGTTGTTTTAGAAAAGTTTTTGCAGAAATTTAGAACGAAGAAATTTGATTACCTCAACGGTTATACAAGTTCGATTGTTTTATTTGCTAAGTTTTTAGAAAAGAAAAATATCATCTTAAAAAATACCTGTCCGACCTTAAAAGCTTGTTTTGTCACTTCCGAAATGCTTTTTGAATCTGATAAAGAACTCTTAAAAAAACAATTTGGGATTCCGATTATTAATGAATATGGTGCGTCTGAACTTGATTTAATAGCTTTCGAAAACCCGAAAGGAGAATGGCAAATAAATTCTGAAACACTTTTTGTCGAAATTTTGAATAAAGACAATCAGCCTGTTCCTAATGGAACTGAAGGCAAAATTGTAATTACTTCATTGTTCAACAAAGCACATCCTTTTATTCGATACGACATTGGCGATATTGGAGTTCTAGATGAAAAAAGTACTTTACAAAAACCTATTCTTAAAAAACTCATTGGCAGAACCAATGATATTGCAATTTTACCAAGTGGTAAAAAATCGCCTGGATTAACATTTTATTACATAACTAAAAGTATTATTGAGGACGATGGAAATGTAAAAGAATTTATCATCAAACAAACTCAATTAGATACTTTTTACATTGAATATGTAAGTGATATTGAGTTAGATAAAAATAAGATTCAAAAAATTAAAGAAGCTATTTCTTTGTATTTAGAACCTAATTTAAACTTTCATTTCACTCAAAAAACTAGTCTTGAAAGAACCAATCGTGGAAAGTTAAAACAATTTAAATCTTATCTGTAA
- the purD gene encoding phosphoribosylamine--glycine ligase, with amino-acid sequence MTILLLGSGGREHAFAWKMIQSPLCDKLFVAPGNAGTAGIAHNVNISPTDFEAIKTLVLQENIGMVVVGPEDPLVKGIYDYFKNDESLKHIPVIGPSKLGAQLEGSKEFAKEFLMKHNIPTAAYDSFTAETVEKGCDFLETLQPPYVLKADGLAAGKGVLIIQDLEEAKAELRNMLVHEKFGAASSKVVIEEFLDGIELSCFVLTDGKSYKILPTAKDYKRIGEGDTGLNTGGMGAVSPVPYVDAVLMEKIETRIVKPTIEGFQKDGIEYKGFVFIGLINVKNEPIVIEYNVRMGDPETEVVVPRLKTDLVELFLAVANEKLDTISLEVDPRSATTIMVVSGGYPEDFEKGKVISGLENISDSIVFHAGTKLDNDNILSNGGRVLAVTSYGDDFQEAIKKSYQNIDKLNFDKMYFRKDIGFDLL; translated from the coding sequence ATGACAATTTTACTATTGGGTTCAGGAGGAAGAGAGCATGCGTTTGCATGGAAAATGATTCAAAGTCCGCTATGCGATAAACTTTTTGTGGCACCAGGAAATGCCGGAACAGCTGGTATTGCTCACAATGTAAATATTAGTCCGACTGATTTTGAAGCTATAAAAACGTTGGTACTTCAAGAAAATATAGGTATGGTTGTCGTTGGACCAGAAGATCCATTGGTAAAAGGGATTTACGATTATTTTAAAAATGACGAAAGTTTAAAACATATTCCGGTTATTGGACCATCAAAATTAGGGGCTCAACTTGAAGGAAGTAAAGAGTTTGCTAAAGAATTCTTGATGAAACATAATATTCCAACAGCAGCTTATGATAGTTTTACTGCTGAAACAGTAGAAAAAGGATGTGATTTTCTAGAAACATTACAACCTCCATATGTTTTAAAAGCAGATGGTTTGGCAGCTGGTAAAGGAGTTTTGATTATTCAAGATTTAGAAGAAGCAAAAGCTGAATTGAGAAACATGCTTGTGCATGAAAAATTTGGTGCAGCGAGTTCAAAGGTTGTAATTGAAGAATTCTTAGATGGTATTGAATTAAGTTGTTTTGTATTAACAGATGGTAAGAGTTATAAAATTCTGCCAACTGCTAAAGATTACAAACGTATTGGAGAAGGCGATACAGGGTTAAATACAGGCGGAATGGGAGCAGTTTCTCCAGTTCCTTATGTTGATGCTGTTTTAATGGAAAAAATAGAAACACGCATTGTAAAACCAACAATCGAAGGTTTCCAAAAAGATGGTATAGAATACAAAGGTTTTGTATTTATTGGATTGATAAACGTAAAAAATGAACCAATCGTAATAGAATACAATGTGAGAATGGGTGATCCAGAAACTGAAGTTGTAGTTCCAAGATTAAAAACAGATTTAGTAGAATTGTTTTTGGCTGTTGCTAATGAAAAATTAGACACTATTTCTTTAGAGGTTGATCCAAGAAGCGCTACAACAATTATGGTTGTTTCGGGAGGTTACCCAGAAGATTTTGAAAAAGGAAAAGTAATTTCTGGATTAGAGAATATTTCAGATTCTATTGTTTTCCATGCAGGTACAAAGCTAGACAATGATAATATCCTAAGTAATGGAGGAAGAGTTTTAGCAGTAACTTCATATGGAGACGATTTCCAAGAGGCCATAAAAAAATCTTATCAAAACATAGACAAGCTAAATTTTGATAAGATGTATTTTAGAAAAGATATCGGCTTTGACTTACTTTAA
- a CDS encoding DUF6341 family protein, whose protein sequence is MTTFFEGIQYLFVNILFAPLDFLRSLELVSWFGANTINWIFMIICAAAMVYWIKQLRIFDAQGTENQDTTAHSFLK, encoded by the coding sequence ATGACAACTTTTTTTGAAGGAATACAGTACTTATTCGTAAACATTTTATTTGCTCCACTTGATTTTTTACGTTCATTAGAACTTGTATCATGGTTTGGCGCTAATACAATTAACTGGATTTTCATGATCATTTGTGCTGCTGCAATGGTATATTGGATCAAACAATTACGCATTTTTGATGCTCAAGGAACAGAAAATCAAGATACAACGGCTCACTCTTTCTTAAAGTAA
- a CDS encoding DUF6427 family protein, with protein sequence MITSVFKKSTPLNYSLVVILMLVFFFIYQFQDISWAKSLISISEKISLLIVALGSMLITNFVVKKNGLSKDNGYTIFFYLLLTLFFPSALNNPDILLANFFVLLALRRLLSLQSLKASKEKIFDASLWILLASLFQFWSILFMLLVFISIIFHVAGDYRNWILPFIALFTIATLFSLVALLFNIDIITFFQNRIVVDFRINYFTNNYQNGALSIYVAVALFFVVSLLLTLSNRPLLLHSSYKKIVAYFFIGVIVFLISPNKSNDLLLFTVAPLAIMGTSHIEFSQNKLNNEIVFGVLILCSLFTFFSQL encoded by the coding sequence ATGATAACAAGTGTTTTTAAAAAATCTACACCATTAAATTATTCTTTGGTTGTAATTTTAATGCTGGTTTTCTTTTTCATCTATCAATTTCAAGATATTTCTTGGGCAAAATCACTTATATCTATTTCAGAAAAAATAAGTTTATTGATTGTTGCTTTAGGGTCAATGTTGATAACAAATTTTGTGGTCAAGAAAAACGGACTTAGCAAAGACAATGGTTACACGATATTTTTTTATTTATTACTAACATTATTTTTCCCGTCAGCGCTTAATAACCCGGATATTTTGTTAGCCAACTTTTTTGTTCTATTGGCGCTTCGTAGATTGCTATCATTGCAGTCTCTAAAAGCTTCAAAAGAAAAAATATTCGATGCCTCATTATGGATACTACTAGCTTCATTGTTCCAATTTTGGAGTATTTTGTTTATGTTATTGGTATTTATATCAATTATTTTTCACGTTGCAGGGGATTATAGAAACTGGATTTTACCATTTATAGCCCTTTTTACTATAGCTACACTTTTTTCATTAGTAGCTTTATTGTTTAATATTGATATAATCACATTTTTCCAGAACCGCATAGTTGTAGATTTTAGAATTAATTATTTTACCAATAATTACCAAAATGGAGCTTTATCTATATATGTAGCAGTTGCTTTATTCTTTGTAGTTTCATTATTGTTGACATTATCAAATAGACCATTATTACTACATTCTTCTTATAAGAAAATTGTAGCCTATTTTTTTATAGGAGTTATTGTGTTTTTAATATCTCCTAATAAAAGTAATGATTTGTTGTTGTTTACGGTTGCACCTTTGGCCATTATGGGAACAAGTCATATTGAGTTTTCACAAAATAAACTAAACAATGAAATTGTTTTTGGAGTTTTAATTTTGTGTAGCCTTTTTACTTTTTTCTCTCAATTATAG
- the upp gene encoding uracil phosphoribosyltransferase, with amino-acid sequence MQIHYLSENNSVLNHFLGQIRNIKVQNDSMRFRRNIERIGEIMAYEISKDLSYKNVEIETPLGIKSTTEIDDKLILCSILRAGLPLHIGFLNYFDEAENGFVSACRHHPNNDDEFVILVEYQALSSINNKTVLLIDPMLATGQSIVAVYQKLIQNGAPKEMHLAVVIAAPEGVAYLEKHLPDSCHLWIAALDSNLNEKNYIVPGLGDAGDLAYGNKL; translated from the coding sequence ATGCAGATTCATTATTTATCCGAAAACAATAGCGTATTAAACCATTTTTTAGGTCAAATACGAAATATAAAAGTTCAAAACGACAGTATGCGTTTTCGAAGAAATATTGAGCGAATTGGTGAGATTATGGCATACGAGATAAGTAAAGATCTATCTTATAAAAATGTCGAAATCGAAACACCACTTGGTATTAAAAGTACAACTGAAATTGATGATAAACTTATCTTGTGTTCTATTTTACGTGCAGGTTTACCATTACATATTGGTTTTTTAAATTACTTTGATGAAGCCGAAAATGGTTTTGTTTCAGCATGCAGGCATCATCCAAACAATGATGATGAATTTGTTATTTTGGTTGAATACCAAGCCTTATCTAGCATCAATAATAAAACCGTTTTATTAATTGATCCTATGCTTGCAACAGGGCAATCTATCGTAGCTGTATATCAAAAACTAATACAAAATGGTGCCCCTAAAGAAATGCACCTAGCTGTTGTAATTGCTGCCCCTGAAGGTGTTGCTTATCTAGAAAAACATCTTCCAGATTCTTGCCATTTATGGATTGCTGCTTTGGATAGCAACTTAAATGAGAAAAATTATATTGTTCCTGGATTAGGTGATGCTGGCGACTTAGCGTATGGAAATAAGCTATAA
- a CDS encoding DUF4254 domain-containing protein: MFSKLAYSVFEQSIKDYHKFDNVDQPINNPYPKDKFEHLLYLKNWIDTVQWHFEDIIRDPNIDPVAALTLKRRIDASNQERTDMVEYIDSYFLQKYSHVKVKDGAKINSESPAWAFDRLSILALKIYHMNEEATRAEASQEHRDKCQEKLNVLLEQRSDLSTAIDDLLTDIENGDKFMKVYKQMKMYNDDDLNPVLYQNKK; this comes from the coding sequence ATGTTTTCAAAATTAGCATATTCTGTATTCGAACAAAGCATCAAAGATTATCATAAATTTGATAATGTTGATCAGCCAATAAACAATCCATATCCAAAAGATAAATTTGAACATTTATTATATCTAAAAAACTGGATAGATACCGTACAATGGCATTTTGAAGATATTATTCGTGATCCGAATATCGACCCAGTAGCAGCACTTACTCTAAAAAGAAGAATTGATGCTTCTAATCAAGAGCGTACTGATATGGTGGAATATATTGATAGTTATTTTTTACAAAAATACAGCCATGTAAAAGTAAAAGATGGAGCTAAAATTAATTCTGAAAGTCCAGCATGGGCATTTGACAGATTATCTATTTTGGCTTTAAAAATTTATCATATGAATGAAGAAGCTACTCGTGCAGAGGCTTCACAAGAACACAGAGATAAATGTCAGGAGAAATTAAATGTACTTTTGGAACAAAGAAGTGATTTGTCAACTGCAATTGACGATTTGTTAACTGACATTGAAAATGGAGATAAATTCATGAAAGTGTACAAACAAATGAAAATGTACAATGATGATGATTTGAATCCTGTTTTATACCAAAATAAAAAATAA
- a CDS encoding glycosyltransferase family 9 protein, producing the protein MRLSAMGDVAMTVPVLRAFVKQYPEVQLTIISRPFFKPFFDGIPNLTFFVFDDKERHKGFLGLVRLYKDLKKLHIDAFADLHNVLRSKVVRTFFALGGKKTAFVDKAREAKKALMRTENKIFKQLPTMFERHAKVFEELGFPLDLSNPEFPKKAILSAEITNLVGENYQKLIGIAPFAQYESKVYPLDLMQEVIAKLAENKDHTILLFGGGKKEVEILESLSEPFKNVINVAGRIKFQQELKLISNLDVMLSMDSGNAHIAAMLGVKVITLWGATHPYAGFLPFNQKFENALVSDRIKFPLLPTSVYGNKIVPGYEDAMRTILPEQVVDKIQSLL; encoded by the coding sequence ATGAGACTTTCCGCAATGGGAGATGTCGCTATGACGGTTCCTGTTTTACGCGCTTTTGTAAAACAGTATCCAGAGGTTCAATTAACCATTATTTCACGCCCATTTTTCAAACCATTTTTTGATGGAATTCCTAACTTGACTTTTTTTGTTTTTGATGATAAAGAGCGTCATAAAGGGTTTCTTGGATTAGTGCGTTTATATAAAGATTTAAAAAAGCTACATATTGATGCTTTTGCTGATTTACATAACGTTTTACGTTCTAAAGTTGTTCGTACTTTTTTCGCTTTAGGCGGTAAAAAGACTGCTTTTGTTGATAAAGCAAGAGAGGCAAAAAAGGCATTAATGCGTACAGAAAATAAAATCTTTAAGCAATTGCCAACTATGTTTGAACGACATGCAAAAGTGTTTGAAGAACTAGGATTTCCATTGGATTTATCTAACCCTGAGTTTCCTAAAAAAGCAATTTTAAGTGCAGAAATTACAAACTTGGTAGGAGAAAATTATCAAAAATTAATTGGTATTGCTCCTTTTGCACAGTATGAGTCTAAAGTTTATCCTTTAGATTTGATGCAGGAAGTAATTGCAAAATTGGCTGAAAATAAAGATCATACCATCTTACTTTTTGGTGGAGGAAAGAAAGAAGTTGAAATTTTAGAATCGCTTTCTGAACCTTTTAAAAATGTAATAAATGTAGCAGGAAGGATAAAGTTTCAACAAGAGCTAAAACTAATTAGTAATCTTGATGTAATGCTTTCTATGGATTCTGGGAATGCCCATATTGCGGCTATGCTAGGAGTTAAAGTAATTACACTTTGGGGAGCTACACATCCGTATGCAGGATTTTTACCTTTTAATCAAAAGTTTGAAAATGCATTAGTATCTGATAGAATAAAATTTCCTTTATTGCCAACATCAGTGTATGGAAATAAAATAGTTCCTGGTTATGAAGATGCAATGCGAACTATTTTGCCTGAACAAGTAGTAGATAAGATTCAATCTCTGTTATAA
- a CDS encoding ferredoxin--NADP reductase has translation MPSFLKLIIKEVKRETAAAVSILFNVPEELKSNYTFIAGQYINLRLTLDNKELRRAYSICSSPESGELRIAVKAVKNGVFSQFATTKLKAGDVLEVGKPEGKFTFEPEPERQKNYTAFVAGSGITPVLSILKSVLKSEPKSSFVLVYGNKTPDETIFYQELHDLQLQYVGRFFVHYVFSQAKAENALFGRIDKSAVNYVLNNKHKELEFDKFFLCGPEEMINTVSGILKEKNVKESAIKFELFTTSTQENKIDTSLEGHSKITVLVDDEEVSFEMSQKQTILDAALKQGIDAPYSCQGGICSSCLARVTAGTAEMRKNSILTDKEIADGLILTCQAHPTSETIYVDYDDV, from the coding sequence ATGCCTTCATTCTTAAAACTAATAATAAAAGAAGTAAAACGTGAAACTGCAGCTGCGGTTTCGATACTTTTTAATGTTCCTGAAGAACTAAAATCAAACTATACTTTTATTGCAGGTCAATATATCAATTTACGATTAACATTAGATAACAAAGAACTTCGTCGTGCTTATTCTATTTGTTCTTCTCCAGAAAGTGGTGAACTACGCATTGCGGTAAAAGCGGTAAAAAATGGCGTCTTTTCTCAATTTGCAACTACAAAACTAAAAGCTGGAGATGTCCTTGAAGTAGGTAAACCAGAGGGTAAGTTTACATTTGAGCCTGAACCTGAAAGACAAAAAAACTATACAGCATTTGTTGCTGGAAGTGGAATAACTCCAGTACTTTCTATCTTAAAATCAGTTTTAAAAAGTGAGCCAAAAAGTTCATTTGTATTGGTTTATGGAAATAAAACTCCCGATGAAACAATTTTTTATCAAGAATTACACGATTTACAATTACAATATGTAGGTCGTTTCTTCGTACATTATGTTTTTAGTCAAGCTAAAGCAGAAAATGCATTGTTTGGCCGAATCGATAAATCAGCGGTGAATTATGTATTGAATAACAAGCACAAAGAATTAGAATTTGATAAATTCTTTTTGTGTGGTCCTGAAGAAATGATTAATACCGTTTCAGGAATTTTGAAAGAAAAAAATGTAAAAGAATCAGCTATTAAATTTGAGCTTTTTACTACTTCTACTCAAGAAAATAAAATTGATACTTCATTAGAAGGACATTCAAAAATTACTGTTCTTGTTGATGATGAAGAAGTTTCTTTTGAAATGTCTCAAAAACAAACCATACTTGATGCAGCTTTAAAACAAGGAATTGATGCTCCATATTCTTGCCAAGGCGGAATTTGCAGCAGCTGTCTTGCACGTGTAACCGCTGGAACTGCAGAGATGAGAAAAAACTCTATTTTAACTGATAAAGAAATTGCAGATGGATTAATTCTTACCTGTCAAGCACATCCTACATCAGAGACTATTTATGTAGATTACGACGACGTATAA
- a CDS encoding DUF5687 family protein — MIKKFIYLEWKAFSRSASFGANVALKIIIGFLAVYFSLIFVAAGAGAFYVLKKMNLDPLLTINKFLVYYFLFDLSIRLLMQAIPVLNIRPLLTLRIQKKTIVHFSLGKTALSFFNIVHAFFFLPFTIVLLIEGYDILGVIFWLLAIIALIYINNYLNILLSNIDKLFVLFLGIIALLGGLQYYGFFDITNYTVLFFNGLYTIKGLFVIPVLILIGLYYVTFNYFKSNLYLDAGLSNKHDIAKTENLTWLNQFGTLGTFLKNDIKLIKRNKRSKMTIIMSVLFLFYGFLFFSGGVKSYNSPVMHIFAGIFVSGGFLFTFGQFVPSWDSSYYQLMMTQNIPYKGYITSKWWLIVIATIVSTIIASFYLYFGWQVYLTIVVGAIYNIGVNSHLVLLGGAFTKTPIDLTSTSGAFGDKKAFNVNAMLLTLPKLLLPVGLYWIGFSLGNPNIGLALVALAGIIGFVLKDKVFLLIEKRYKIEKYKTISAYKQKA; from the coding sequence ATGATTAAAAAATTTATTTATCTCGAATGGAAAGCCTTTTCAAGGTCGGCATCTTTTGGTGCTAATGTAGCATTGAAAATCATAATAGGTTTTCTAGCAGTTTATTTCTCACTTATTTTCGTAGCAGCAGGAGCAGGAGCTTTTTATGTTCTTAAAAAGATGAATCTAGATCCTTTATTAACTATAAATAAGTTTTTAGTTTATTATTTCTTGTTCGATTTGTCTATTAGACTTTTAATGCAAGCGATCCCTGTACTTAATATAAGACCTTTATTAACATTGCGAATTCAAAAGAAAACAATAGTTCATTTTTCACTTGGTAAAACAGCCTTATCATTTTTTAATATTGTTCATGCTTTCTTTTTTCTTCCTTTTACAATAGTTTTATTAATAGAAGGATATGATATCTTGGGTGTAATCTTTTGGCTTTTAGCTATAATAGCTTTAATTTATATTAATAACTATCTGAATATTTTATTAAGTAACATCGATAAATTGTTTGTCCTTTTTCTTGGAATAATAGCCCTTTTAGGGGGATTACAATATTATGGATTTTTTGATATTACAAATTATACTGTTTTGTTTTTTAATGGATTATATACAATAAAAGGACTTTTTGTTATTCCGGTTTTAATTTTGATAGGGTTATATTATGTAACTTTTAACTATTTTAAAAGTAATTTATATCTAGATGCAGGACTTTCGAATAAACATGATATTGCTAAAACTGAAAACCTAACATGGCTTAATCAATTTGGGACATTAGGAACGTTTCTTAAAAATGATATTAAACTTATAAAGAGAAATAAAAGGTCGAAGATGACAATTATAATGAGTGTTCTTTTCTTATTTTATGGTTTCTTATTTTTTTCTGGAGGCGTCAAATCTTACAACAGTCCAGTTATGCACATTTTTGCTGGTATTTTTGTTTCGGGTGGTTTCCTGTTTACTTTCGGACAATTTGTACCAAGCTGGGATAGTTCGTATTACCAACTTATGATGACACAAAACATTCCATATAAAGGATATATTACCTCAAAATGGTGGTTAATAGTTATTGCAACTATTGTTTCGACGATAATAGCTTCGTTTTACCTTTATTTTGGATGGCAAGTATATCTAACTATTGTTGTTGGAGCAATTTATAACATTGGTGTAAATTCACATTTAGTCCTTTTAGGAGGTGCATTTACCAAAACTCCAATTGATTTAACATCTACCAGTGGCGCTTTTGGAGATAAAAAAGCATTTAATGTAAATGCAATGCTTCTTACATTACCTAAATTATTATTACCAGTGGGATTATACTGGATTGGTTTTTCACTTGGAAATCCTAATATCGGATTAGCATTGGTTGCCTTAGCT